The DNA window CGTCTCCAAGCTCGCGGACGAACTGGGCACGGTGGCGAACATCGGGTTGCGCGTGAATCCCGAGGTCAGCATCCAGAACGCCCATCGCTACATCGCGACCGGGGCCAAGGGGCACAAGTTCGGGATCCCGATCGATGAAGTGGAAGCGGTGGGGCGGATCGCCCTCGGACTGCCGAACGTCTCGCTGCGCGCGCTCGACATGCATGTCGGGTCGCAGCTCGAGGCGTTCGACGCGTACGAGGAGGGCACCGCGCGGCTGGTGGAGGTGTCGATCGCGTTGCGGAAGTCCGGCGCCGACCTGCGGTACCTCGATGCCGGCGGCGGGCTGCCGGTGCCGTACGACGGCGAGGACGAGCCGGACCTGACGGCGTACGCGCGCATCGTCATCGCCGCGGCGAACACCCTTGGGCTCGAGTTGCTCGTCGAGCCGGGGCGCTACTTCGCCGCCGCCTCCGGCGTGCTCGTGACGCGCGTGCTCTACCGCAAGGAGACCGGCGACAAGACGTACCTGATCTGCGATTCGGGGATGACCGAGCTGCTGCGCCCGTCGCACTACGACGCGTTCCATCGGATCGACGCGGTGGTGCCGCGCGAGGAGCGCCTCGTCGCCGACGTCGTGGGCCCGGTGTGCGAGAGCGGGGACTTCCTCGCCCTCGACCGGGAGATGGAGGCCGTGGAGCCGGGCGATCTTCTGGCGGTGCGCACCGCCGGGGCCTACGGTTACGTGATGAGCTCGACGTACAACGCCCGGCCGCGCGTGGCCGAGGTGCTGGTGGATGGGGCGCGCTGGGCGGTGGTGACGGCGCGCGAGACCTACGAGGACCTCGTGCGGCTCGAGGTCCCTGCTCCCCTCTGGAGGGATGCCTGATGCGAGTCGGACTGCTGTCGGATGCCCATGACCGGGTGCCGGCGACGGATGCGTTGCTGCGCGAGATGCTCAAGCGCGACGTCAACTTCGTGTTGCACGCGGGTGACTACTGCTCGCCGTTCTCGCTCAAGCCGTTCCAGGACCACAACGTCGCGATGGCCGGGGTCTTCGGCCGGAACGACGGCGACCCCGAGGGGTTGCGTGCCTTCGCCGAGCAGGGGATGGGCCAGGAGCTCTTCGAGTCGCCGCACAGCATCAAGCTCGGGGAGCACAAGGTGCTCATCGTGCACGACATCGGCGACGTGGTCGAGCGCTCGGTGCTCGCGCACTCGATCGTGATCCACGGGCATACGCACCTGCAGGAGATGAAGACGCGCGGCGACACGCTCATCGTGAACCCGGGCGAGGCCTGCGGGTGGCTCTTCGGCGCGCCGTCGGCGGCCATCATCGACCTCGACACCAAGGACGTCGAGTTCATCAAGCTCGACGCAGCGGAGTGGACGAAGTGAGTCACGACGGTTCGCGCATCCTGATCCTCGATTGCGGGTCGCAGTTCACGCAGCTCATCGCGCGCCGCGTGCGCGAGGCGCGCGTCTTCTCGGAGATCCATCCGCCCACCCGCTCGCTCGAGTGGATCCGCGACTGGAAGCCGACGGCGATCATCCTCTCGGGTGGGCCGAGCTCGGTGACCGACGAGGGCGCGCCGAGCTTCGACCCGGCCATCCTCGACGTCGCGCCGGTGCTCGGCGTCTGCTACGGGATGCAGTGGATCGCGCTGAACGCCGGCGGTGAGGTGAAGGGCGGCGGGCGCCGCGAGTACGGGCGCGCCGAGATGCGGGTGAAGGAGAACACCGGGCTCTTCGCGGGCTTCGACGCCGGCGAGACGTCGCAGGTATGGATGAGCCACGGCGATCACGTCGAGAACGTGCCGCCCGGATACGTGCTGACGGCGTCGAGCGAAGGGAATCCCGTCGTCGGCTTCCGCCACGCGACCAAGCCCATCCACGCGATCCAGTTCCACGCCGAGGTCGCGCACACCGTGCGCGGCGCGGAGATCATCCAGAACTTCCTGTTCGGGGTGGCGGGGTGCAAGGCGGACTGGACGCCGGGGCACTTCATCGAGCTCGAGGTCGCGCGGATCCGCGAGCTGGTGGGCGACGCGCAGGTGATCTGCGGGCTCTCCGGGGGCGTGGACTCGTCCGTCGCGGCCGCCCTCGTGCACAAGGCGATCGGCGACCAGCTCACCTGCATCTTCGTCGACACCGGCCTCCTCCGCCTCCACGAGCGAGAGCAGGTGGAGCGCACGATGGGCCAGCACCTCGGCATCCGGCTCATCACCGTGCGGGCCGAGGACCGCTTCCTGGGCGCGCTGGGCGGGCTGGATGACCCCGAGATGAAGCGCAAGGCGATCGGGCACACCTTCATCGACGTCTTCGAGGATGCCGCGGCAGCGGCGGGGAAGGACGCGAGGTTCCTGGTGCAGGGCACGCTCTATCCCGACGTCATCGAGTCGGTGAGCGCGAAGGGCGGGCCGAGCGCGACGATCAAGACGCACCACAACGTGGGCGGGCTCAAGCCGGACATGAAGTTCAAGCTCATCGAGCCGCTGCGCGAACTGTTCAAGGACGAGGTGCGCAACGTCGGGCGTGAGTTGGGGCTCCCCGAGGAGATGGTCGGGCGACATCCGTTCCCGGGACCGGGGCTCGCGATCCGCGTCCTCGGCGCGGTCGATCCGGTGAACGTCGAGACGCTGCGCCGGGCCGACGCGATCTACCTCGAGGAGATCCGCGCCGCCGGCCTCTACAACGAGATCTGGCAGGCGTTCGCAGTGTTCCTCCCCGTGCGCTCGGTGGGCGTCATGGGCGACGGGCGCACCTACGAGCACGTGATCGCGCTGCGCGCCGTCACGAGCACCGACGGCATGACGGCGGACTGGTTCGCGTTCCCGTACGATGTGCTCGCGCGCATCTCCAACCGGATCATCCGGGAAGTGAAGGGGATCAATCGCGTGGTATACGACATCAGCTCCAAGCCGCCCGCCACCATCGAGTGGGAGTAGGCCCCGGCCAATGAGCGACCTCGCGCGGCTGCGGCCCACGGCGGCCGAGCTGCGCGAGATGGCGCAGCTCGCCGCGCCGATCGTGCTCGTCAACGTCGGCATGCAGCTGATGGGCGTCGTCGACTCGCTCATGCTCGGCCGCGTCTCGGCCGCCGACCTCGCCGCGGGCGCGCTCGGGAACTTCTACTTCTTCGCGACGGCGATCCTCGGCATCGGCGTCCTCATGGCGCTCGACCCGGTGATCGCGCAAGGGGTCGGCGCGAAGGACGATGTCGCGATCGCGCGCGGCGTGCAGCGCGGGCTGCTGCTCACGGCGCTCGTCGCGGTCGCGGTGAGCGGCTCGTTCCTGCTCGCCGGGCCGGTGCTCCGTGCGCTCCGGCAGCCCGCGGACGTCACGCCGCTCGCGGTGGACTACGTCCTCTGGAGCATCCCGGGGATGCTCCCGTTCTTCGCCTTCAACATGATGCGACAGGTGCTGCAGGCGTTCTCCACGGTGCGGCCGGTGGTCCTCGCCGTGGTGGTGGCCAATGCGGCGAACGTCGCGCTCAACTGGGTGCTCGTGTACGGCCACCTGGGATTCGCGCCACGCGGCGTCGTCGGCTCGGCGATGGCGACCGCGATCTCCCGCTGGCTCATGGCGTTCGCGTTGCTCGCGTGGGCGTGGCCCCTGCTGCGTCCGCATGTGCGCCCCTGGCACCGGGAGAGTTGGGAACTTGCGCCGCTCGGGCGGATGCTCGGACTCGGCGTCCCGATCGGCCTGCAGTTCTTCGCCGAGGTGAACGCGTTCGGGCTGGTCACGGTCATGGCCGGGTGGATGGGCACGGCGACGCTGGCGGGGCACGAGATCGCGCTCAATCTCGCGTCCATGACGTTCATGGTGCCGATGGGCGTCGCCGGTGCCGCCGCGGTGATGGTGGGGCACGCGATCGGGGCGGGGGACATCGCCGAGTCGCGGCGCGATGCGGTCGCGGCCCTCGCCGTCGGCGTCGGGTTCATGGCGTGCATGGCGGTGGTCTTCTGGCTCGTGCCCCAGGTGCTCGCCGACGCCTACACGACCGATGCGGCGACCCGGAGCGTCGCGATCACGCTGATCCCCATCGCCGCCGTATTCCAGGTGTTCGATGGCACGCAGGTGATCTGCGCGTCGATCCTGCGGGGGGCGGGCGACACGCGAGTGGCGATGATCCTGCACGCGCTGAGCTTCTGGGCGGTGGGGATCCCGCTCGGGGCGCTCGTCGCGTTCCGGTTCGATGGTGGAGCGGCGGGGCTCTGGTGGGGGCTCACGGCCGGGCTCGCGGCGGCGGCGGTGCTGCAGTTGGCGCGCGTGCGGTGGAAGCTGAGTGGGGAGATCGCACGCGTGCGGATCGATCGGCCACCGGGGTCGTCGCACTGAACGTCAGTGCGTGCGCTCGACCCAACGGTAGGTGAGGCCGACGCGCTGGACGAGGCCAAGCGTACGAAGCGTGGACAGTCCAGTCGGCGTTCGCTGTTCGCTGTATCGGAACATCAGTCCGGCCTCGGCCATCACGCCGAGCCGGCCGCGGAGGCGGGCCTGGCCTCCGAGCGTCACGCTCGCTTCCTGGGTCCACTGCGGGTGCTCCGCGTCCTCCTGCTGATAGGCGAGGCCGTAGCGCGCCGCCGCGAAGATCCATCCGCGATCGGTCGCCCCGACGCGGCGCAGGACGCTCAGTCCGGCGCCGCCGTCCTCCCGACTGTTCTCGTCATTGTAGTCCGACACATGTAGCGCGAAGTCCGGTCTGAGCAGCCAGCGCTCAGAGAACGGAAGGAGGATGCCGCCAAAGCTACCGAAGCCGCCCACGACCCATGATGGGCGCTCGCCTTGCTTCGGTATCGCCTCTTCCGAGCCCTGCGTCGCGGCCCAGGCGCTCGCTGCGGGGCGCGGCTTGTAGACGGCGATGCCGATTCGCGACAGCAGCTCGACGTTCCTCGTCCAGTCGCCGTCCCCCG is part of the Gemmatimonadota bacterium genome and encodes:
- the lysA gene encoding diaminopimelate decarboxylase, which encodes MQGFAVRDGALHAEGVPLARLAREVGTPTYIYSAGVLRDRYAKLDAALAGAPHRIHYSCKANGNRGILEVLHAAGSGIDVVSGGELFKALRAGFAPEDILFGGVGKQEHELREALSAGVKLINVESLAELRLVSKLADELGTVANIGLRVNPEVSIQNAHRYIATGAKGHKFGIPIDEVEAVGRIALGLPNVSLRALDMHVGSQLEAFDAYEEGTARLVEVSIALRKSGADLRYLDAGGGLPVPYDGEDEPDLTAYARIVIAAANTLGLELLVEPGRYFAAASGVLVTRVLYRKETGDKTYLICDSGMTELLRPSHYDAFHRIDAVVPREERLVADVVGPVCESGDFLALDREMEAVEPGDLLAVRTAGAYGYVMSSTYNARPRVAEVLVDGARWAVVTARETYEDLVRLEVPAPLWRDA
- a CDS encoding YfcE family phosphodiesterase, which gives rise to MRVGLLSDAHDRVPATDALLREMLKRDVNFVLHAGDYCSPFSLKPFQDHNVAMAGVFGRNDGDPEGLRAFAEQGMGQELFESPHSIKLGEHKVLIVHDIGDVVERSVLAHSIVIHGHTHLQEMKTRGDTLIVNPGEACGWLFGAPSAAIIDLDTKDVEFIKLDAAEWTK
- the guaA gene encoding glutamine-hydrolyzing GMP synthase is translated as MSHDGSRILILDCGSQFTQLIARRVREARVFSEIHPPTRSLEWIRDWKPTAIILSGGPSSVTDEGAPSFDPAILDVAPVLGVCYGMQWIALNAGGEVKGGGRREYGRAEMRVKENTGLFAGFDAGETSQVWMSHGDHVENVPPGYVLTASSEGNPVVGFRHATKPIHAIQFHAEVAHTVRGAEIIQNFLFGVAGCKADWTPGHFIELEVARIRELVGDAQVICGLSGGVDSSVAAALVHKAIGDQLTCIFVDTGLLRLHEREQVERTMGQHLGIRLITVRAEDRFLGALGGLDDPEMKRKAIGHTFIDVFEDAAAAAGKDARFLVQGTLYPDVIESVSAKGGPSATIKTHHNVGGLKPDMKFKLIEPLRELFKDEVRNVGRELGLPEEMVGRHPFPGPGLAIRVLGAVDPVNVETLRRADAIYLEEIRAAGLYNEIWQAFAVFLPVRSVGVMGDGRTYEHVIALRAVTSTDGMTADWFAFPYDVLARISNRIIREVKGINRVVYDISSKPPATIEWE
- a CDS encoding MATE family efflux transporter yields the protein MSDLARLRPTAAELREMAQLAAPIVLVNVGMQLMGVVDSLMLGRVSAADLAAGALGNFYFFATAILGIGVLMALDPVIAQGVGAKDDVAIARGVQRGLLLTALVAVAVSGSFLLAGPVLRALRQPADVTPLAVDYVLWSIPGMLPFFAFNMMRQVLQAFSTVRPVVLAVVVANAANVALNWVLVYGHLGFAPRGVVGSAMATAISRWLMAFALLAWAWPLLRPHVRPWHRESWELAPLGRMLGLGVPIGLQFFAEVNAFGLVTVMAGWMGTATLAGHEIALNLASMTFMVPMGVAGAAAVMVGHAIGAGDIAESRRDAVAALAVGVGFMACMAVVFWLVPQVLADAYTTDAATRSVAITLIPIAAVFQVFDGTQVICASILRGAGDTRVAMILHALSFWAVGIPLGALVAFRFDGGAAGLWWGLTAGLAAAAVLQLARVRWKLSGEIARVRIDRPPGSSH